A genomic region of Megalobrama amblycephala isolate DHTTF-2021 linkage group LG6, ASM1881202v1, whole genome shotgun sequence contains the following coding sequences:
- the LOC125269457 gene encoding erythroblast NAD(P)(+)--arginine ADP-ribosyltransferase-like, which translates to MLLIIEALLFLAVLRQDHRIAVEETTYPLDMAPDSVDDLYYGCGEKMADLVEKEYLKKEKENSEIFREAWIKAENKISRWNILSKLKRTHKIAIRVYTDNDLYSKFNGDTRTGKQNYKGMTYKWYSLHFLLTEAIQILKKKQNRCFDTFRGTKSGFNGNVFEDVRFGSFASSSLDRERAKEFGRVSCFEIHTCEGANVTKYSTYTYEEEVLIPPYEKFKVTAVKTRTDEPDLWCETVYTLKSSGIRSDLNCALFNEPTKTITIP; encoded by the exons ATGCTGCTGATCATTGAAGCTCTTCTCTTTTTAGCTGTTCTAAGACAG GATCACAGAATTGCTGTTGAAGAAACAACATATCCATTGGATATGGCACCGGACTCTGTTGATGACCTGTATTACGGCTGTGGAGAGAAAATGGCAGATCTGGTGGAGAAAGAATATCTGaagaaggaaaaagaaaacTCAGAGATTTTTAGAGAGGCTTGGATAAAAGCTGAAAATAAAATCAGTAGATGGAATATTTTGAGCAAACTAAAAAGAACACATAAAATTGCCATACGTGTGTATACtgataatgacttatatagtaaATTCAATGGTGACACTCGTACTGGCAAACAAAATTACAAAGGAATGACATACAAATGGTATTCACTTCACTTTCTGTTAACAGAAGCGATACAGattctgaagaaaaaacaaaatagatgCTTTGATACTTTTCGTGGTACAAAATCTGGCTTTAATGGTAATGTTTTTGAAGACGTTCGTTTTGGCTCATTTGCATCATCCTCTCTTGATCGTGAAAGAGCAAAAGAATTTGGACGTGTATCTTGTTTTGAAATCCACACTTGTGAAGGTGCTAATGTGACAAAATATTCTACGTATACTTATGAGGAAGAGGTGCTGATTCCTCCTTATGAGAAGTTTAAGGTCACTGCTGTCAAGACAAGAACGGATGAGCCAGATCTCTGGTGTGAGACTGTGTACACATTGAAAAGCTCTGGAATAAGAAGTGACCTGAACTGTGCTCTATTCAATGAACCAACCAAGACCATAACTATTCCCTGA